From Algoriphagus sp. NG3, the proteins below share one genomic window:
- a CDS encoding GH39 family glycosyl hydrolase has product MLLSIKKYLENYKMVIENKVLTIALSIVCALASSAVWAQDERAVAISVDLDKEVGEMEPVWSFFGYDEPNYTYMKDGKKLIAEIGEFSPVPVYYRAHNLLTTGDGTARFKWGSTNAYTEDENGNPVYDWTIIDKIFDTYIQNGAKPLVEIGFMPKALSTLPEPYEHFWKPGDPYGDIHTGWRYPPNDYDKWAELIFQWVKHSVDRYGQEEVESWYWQLWNEPDAPYWGGTIDEFLKLYDYTADAVKRALPTAIIGGANDTGPGSARGARFLYAFLQHCLTGTNFVTGEIGSPLDAILFHAKGAPRLIEGDVVQMDMGRHLRNLDEGFKIVASYPKFKDLPIIIGESDPEGCAACGETTNPSNAYRNGTMYSSYTAASFARKYELADKYGVNYKGAVTWSFEFEDQPWFHGFRDLATNGVDKPVLNVFRMFAMMEGKRVLVDSDQMYGLDSVVNSSIRNQEDVGALASKAANTAAVMIWNYHDVDTKGDIASINLKVNGVPSDKVTFTHYRIDDENSNSYQVWKEMGSPQNPSQAQVAELEKSGKLETMGDPQSMTIDGGEINAEFTLPLQGVSLIKIDW; this is encoded by the coding sequence ATGCTGCTTTCAATAAAAAAATACTTAGAGAATTATAAAATGGTAATTGAAAATAAAGTTTTAACAATCGCACTTTCTATAGTATGTGCTCTCGCATCAAGTGCTGTCTGGGCACAAGATGAGCGAGCGGTGGCTATTTCCGTGGATCTCGACAAGGAGGTAGGGGAGATGGAGCCTGTTTGGTCCTTTTTCGGATACGACGAACCCAATTACACCTATATGAAAGATGGGAAAAAGTTGATCGCTGAGATAGGTGAGTTCAGTCCTGTGCCCGTGTACTATCGTGCGCACAATCTTCTGACGACAGGAGATGGCACCGCTAGATTTAAATGGGGTTCTACCAATGCTTACACGGAAGATGAGAATGGTAATCCGGTGTACGATTGGACCATCATCGATAAGATTTTTGATACTTATATCCAGAATGGGGCAAAGCCATTGGTTGAAATTGGATTTATGCCCAAAGCGCTCTCCACCCTGCCCGAGCCATATGAACATTTTTGGAAGCCGGGAGATCCCTATGGTGACATCCATACAGGATGGAGATATCCACCAAATGATTATGACAAGTGGGCGGAGCTTATCTTCCAATGGGTGAAACATAGTGTAGACAGGTATGGTCAGGAAGAAGTGGAAAGCTGGTATTGGCAGCTATGGAATGAGCCGGATGCTCCTTATTGGGGTGGGACGATAGACGAATTTTTAAAATTATATGATTATACAGCCGATGCGGTCAAGCGCGCCCTTCCCACCGCTATAATTGGTGGGGCAAATGACACAGGGCCAGGAAGTGCCAGAGGAGCGAGGTTCTTATATGCTTTCTTACAGCATTGCCTCACCGGGACCAACTTTGTGACAGGCGAGATAGGATCTCCACTGGATGCAATTCTTTTCCATGCAAAGGGGGCACCAAGACTTATTGAAGGAGATGTGGTTCAAATGGATATGGGCCGGCATCTCCGCAATCTGGATGAGGGGTTTAAAATTGTTGCTTCTTATCCCAAGTTTAAAGACCTGCCTATCATCATTGGGGAGTCTGACCCGGAAGGCTGTGCGGCTTGTGGAGAAACTACCAACCCCTCCAATGCCTACAGGAATGGCACGATGTATTCAAGCTATACCGCAGCATCTTTTGCCAGAAAATATGAATTGGCAGATAAGTACGGCGTCAATTACAAAGGAGCTGTGACCTGGTCATTCGAGTTTGAAGACCAGCCTTGGTTTCATGGTTTTCGTGATTTGGCTACCAATGGGGTCGATAAACCGGTTCTAAATGTTTTTCGAATGTTTGCCATGATGGAAGGTAAGCGTGTACTGGTAGATTCCGATCAAATGTACGGATTGGACTCGGTGGTGAATTCCAGTATTCGAAATCAAGAAGATGTAGGAGCTCTGGCATCCAAAGCCGCCAACACTGCAGCGGTAATGATATGGAATTACCATGATGTAGACACCAAGGGAGATATTGCTTCGATAAACCTAAAGGTCAATGGTGTACCCTCGGACAAGGTGACTTTTACACATTATAGAATCGATGATGAAAACAGCAATTCCTATCAGGTATGGAAAGAAATGGGCTCGCCCCAGAATCCATCACAGGCCCAGGTAGCTGAACTCGAAAAGTCAGGCAAGCTGGAGACAATGGGTGATCCTCAGTCCATGACAATAGATGGAGGTGAAATCAACGCAGAATTCACCCTTCCCCTTCAGGGCGTCTCATTGATAAAAATTGACTGGTGA
- a CDS encoding GH39 family glycosyl hydrolase, whose amino-acid sequence MNKLTNPLLMSMRSCTLSLGLSLAFIGTSLGQDSLKESKENVHIKIDLSEEKGPLQPAWAWWGYDEPNYTYMKDGKKLLSEIADLSPVPVYVRAHSLLVTDEGPRAALKWGSTNAYTEDSEGNPIYDWTVIDQIFDTYIDRGMKPFAQIGFMPKALSSQPEPYRHYWKPGADYNDIYTGWSYPPNDYDKWAELVFQWVTHSVERYGKEEVESWYWELWNEPNIGYWRGTTEEYIKLYDYTADAVKRALPTARIGGPESTGPGWDKAAKFLTTFLDHVTKGKNYVTGKTGSPLDFITFHAKGSPKLADGIVQMGIRSQLNDINKGFEIVASYPELKHLPIVIGESDPEGCAACSEEDYPHYAYRNGTVYSSYTAASFARKYELADRHGVNFLGAVTWGFEFEDQKWFAGFRDMATNGVDKPVLNVFRMFGMMGGQRVSVSGGTNGALAYDLDNILQSSVRGDAQDINAFASIDNNTAAAMVWNYHDDDKEVAAAPVTLRFESIPADKVLMHHYRIDKNHSNSYQAWQDMGSPQNPTQEQIKQLEEAGQLQLFTSPKWIKIENGEAQIEFELPSQGVSLVRLTW is encoded by the coding sequence ATGAACAAGTTAACTAATCCATTACTAATGAGTATGCGGAGCTGCACACTTTCACTAGGTCTTAGCCTAGCTTTTATAGGCACCTCTTTAGGACAGGATAGTCTTAAAGAGAGTAAAGAAAATGTACATATAAAAATTGACTTATCTGAGGAAAAAGGCCCATTGCAACCTGCATGGGCTTGGTGGGGCTATGATGAGCCAAATTACACCTACATGAAGGATGGCAAGAAACTTCTTTCAGAAATCGCAGATCTAAGCCCTGTTCCTGTGTACGTGAGAGCGCACAGCTTGCTTGTCACAGATGAAGGGCCACGGGCAGCCTTAAAATGGGGTTCTACCAACGCCTACACAGAAGACAGTGAGGGAAATCCTATCTATGATTGGACAGTAATTGACCAAATATTCGATACCTACATCGATCGGGGTATGAAGCCTTTTGCACAGATTGGATTTATGCCGAAAGCGCTGTCGTCACAGCCGGAACCTTACAGGCATTATTGGAAGCCTGGAGCCGATTATAATGATATATATACGGGTTGGTCATATCCTCCAAATGATTACGATAAGTGGGCTGAGTTGGTGTTCCAGTGGGTCACGCACAGTGTGGAGAGATATGGAAAGGAAGAAGTGGAATCATGGTATTGGGAGCTATGGAATGAACCGAATATCGGCTATTGGAGAGGTACTACCGAAGAGTATATCAAGCTGTACGACTATACAGCAGATGCTGTAAAAAGAGCTTTACCTACTGCGAGGATAGGAGGGCCTGAATCTACCGGTCCAGGCTGGGACAAAGCAGCGAAGTTTTTGACCACGTTTTTGGATCATGTTACGAAAGGGAAAAATTATGTGACAGGTAAAACAGGTTCTCCGCTCGACTTTATCACCTTCCATGCCAAAGGAAGCCCTAAACTGGCTGATGGCATTGTACAGATGGGTATTAGAAGTCAGCTGAATGATATAAATAAAGGGTTTGAAATAGTAGCTTCCTATCCAGAACTGAAGCACTTGCCAATAGTGATCGGAGAATCTGATCCAGAGGGATGTGCTGCCTGCTCGGAGGAAGATTATCCGCATTATGCTTATAGAAATGGCACCGTGTATTCAAGTTATACCGCGGCTTCCTTTGCCAGAAAATATGAGCTTGCCGATCGTCACGGGGTCAATTTTTTAGGTGCCGTAACCTGGGGCTTTGAATTTGAAGACCAAAAATGGTTTGCTGGTTTTCGCGATATGGCTACCAATGGTGTAGATAAGCCAGTACTCAACGTGTTCAGAATGTTTGGCATGATGGGGGGACAGCGGGTGTCAGTTTCCGGCGGAACAAATGGAGCGTTAGCCTACGACCTGGACAATATCCTCCAATCAAGTGTTCGCGGAGATGCACAGGATATCAATGCTTTTGCCTCGATAGATAATAACACTGCGGCGGCCATGGTCTGGAACTACCATGATGACGATAAGGAAGTAGCTGCGGCTCCCGTTACACTAAGGTTTGAAAGCATACCGGCTGACAAGGTTTTGATGCACCATTACCGGATAGATAAAAACCACAGCAATTCCTATCAGGCATGGCAGGACATGGGCTCGCCCCAAAATCCGACCCAGGAGCAGATTAAGCAACTGGAGGAGGCAGGACAACTTCAGCTTTTCACTTCACCCAAATGGATTAAGATAGAGAATGGGGAAGCTCAAATTGAATTTGAGTTGCCTAGCCAGGGAGTCTCTTTAGTTAGATTGACATGGTGA
- a CDS encoding TonB-dependent receptor: MTKLFFIAFVFQCLTMSLLLAWNGNAQVKSIDEVQVHLSVKSKTAVEAFQILGESTDFNFVFATREIKDLPPISFTSDGESLYNLLLEIAKEYKLNFKQVDQNIHVKKSDHTNRTLITRASARELIKGVVIDPEGEPLPGVSVLVKGTTQGTATDVDGSFSINVPENGVLRFSFIGFLTQEILVGNQTNLEIVLEYDDETLDEVVVTGYGTQQKIQMTGAISAVTSKDIEKTTATTSAEALVGRIPGLTARTTNSYEGDSRPGSNTQLQIRNMGNPLYVIDGIPQSAGQFNNLNINDIDKISILKDASAAIYGIRAANGVVLVTTKRGKANQPPVIRLNGYYGIQNNTRFPFDPPANAYMFKRSQAEIEQNRGQTPTISPEELEKWRLGTEPGYESYNHYNNVFNNPNAAQYSLNASASGGSDDITYFFSAGHVKQDYLMKGHTFDRTNIQSNLRARLHKGLSVGTQLSARIENRDNVAIPGRDDPIWNALLGTNSSWPMENIYANGNPDYVNGDVRFLTRLPSTFTREIAGFQEDQWSNFTGNFFAEYEFDFGLTARATYSYSRKLNTFERQRFSYDAYLYDPETDEYIVTDGFASPLRTKNRTILVERFSQIQLSYSRDFTNHSIAGVLAFEMADTENDYVGIDAVPSNNYTPLINFIELNDFSNTWATSARTSYVGKFSYDYKKKYLLDLLGRYDGSYLYDPDKRWGLFPGVSVGWRVIAEEFMEGKLGFLTELKLRGSWGQAGQEVNITPWGYLAGADFRTSQYLLDGNVVTGARPRGIPVTNLSWAKSTTTNIGLDFALFENKLSGEFDLFERRLTGLPAAKYDVLLPSEVGYTLPLENLESEALRGVEGMLAFREDKGPVTYSFGVNATLARRRILDPYLPRFGNSWDEYRNGTQDRWAGVSFGYEVIGRFQTQEEIDNYVINNDSQGNSTLLPGDFIYNDVNGDGIINQMDMRPIGYNLYDNPILSYGINGSMEYKGFDFSFGFSGGSFYSFSQNLELKFPFQGGHNSPEWLLNDRWHREDLYDPTSEWVPGKYPVHRQNSGHANYRQSDFWRRNVNYLRLKRVELGYSIPPTILTSIGINAARLYVNGSNLFSIDNMKDINLDPELAIDSGLRYPTQRVISVGFDITL; this comes from the coding sequence ATGACTAAATTATTCTTCATTGCCTTTGTCTTCCAATGCCTCACCATGAGCCTGCTTTTGGCTTGGAACGGTAATGCTCAGGTTAAAAGCATAGATGAGGTTCAGGTACATCTATCGGTAAAGAGCAAAACAGCTGTAGAAGCTTTTCAGATCCTGGGAGAAAGCACCGACTTTAATTTTGTTTTTGCGACCAGGGAAATTAAAGATCTACCTCCTATTTCCTTCACCAGTGACGGTGAAAGTCTTTATAACCTTCTGCTTGAAATAGCTAAGGAATACAAGCTGAATTTTAAACAAGTCGATCAAAATATACACGTAAAAAAGTCTGATCATACTAATCGAACATTAATAACCAGAGCCTCTGCAAGAGAATTAATAAAAGGGGTAGTGATAGACCCAGAAGGGGAACCATTGCCGGGTGTGAGTGTATTGGTTAAAGGTACTACACAGGGAACAGCAACAGATGTAGATGGATCTTTCAGTATAAATGTCCCTGAAAATGGTGTTCTAAGGTTTTCTTTTATCGGCTTTCTTACCCAAGAGATTTTGGTGGGAAACCAGACCAATTTGGAGATAGTATTAGAATATGATGATGAGACGCTGGATGAGGTGGTAGTGACTGGATATGGTACTCAGCAGAAGATTCAGATGACAGGAGCTATTAGTGCTGTTACCTCTAAGGATATTGAGAAGACTACCGCCACCACTTCAGCGGAAGCTTTGGTAGGAAGAATACCTGGTTTGACAGCGCGAACGACCAATTCCTATGAAGGGGATTCCAGACCTGGGTCAAATACCCAATTACAAATACGGAATATGGGAAATCCCCTCTATGTAATTGATGGGATCCCCCAATCTGCTGGTCAATTCAATAACTTGAACATCAATGATATTGATAAAATTTCTATTCTTAAAGATGCTTCAGCAGCAATCTATGGTATACGGGCCGCAAACGGGGTAGTACTGGTAACCACTAAGCGGGGTAAGGCCAACCAGCCACCAGTGATAAGGCTCAATGGCTATTATGGGATTCAAAATAATACCCGTTTTCCATTCGATCCGCCTGCTAATGCCTATATGTTCAAGCGATCCCAAGCCGAAATCGAACAAAATAGAGGACAGACTCCAACCATATCTCCTGAGGAGTTGGAAAAATGGAGGCTAGGCACCGAGCCTGGGTATGAATCCTATAATCATTACAACAATGTTTTTAACAACCCGAATGCTGCCCAATATTCTCTTAATGCCAGTGCCTCAGGAGGTTCGGATGATATTACTTATTTCTTTTCTGCCGGACATGTAAAACAGGATTATTTAATGAAAGGGCATACGTTTGATAGGACTAATATACAGTCAAATCTACGAGCAAGACTTCATAAAGGATTATCAGTTGGAACCCAGCTCAGTGCAAGAATTGAAAACAGGGACAATGTAGCCATTCCGGGAAGAGATGATCCGATCTGGAATGCACTTTTGGGAACAAACAGTTCCTGGCCCATGGAGAATATCTACGCAAATGGAAACCCAGACTATGTCAATGGTGATGTAAGATTTCTTACACGCTTACCTTCCACATTCACAAGGGAAATTGCAGGTTTCCAAGAAGATCAATGGTCTAATTTTACAGGTAATTTCTTTGCTGAATATGAATTTGATTTTGGGTTGACTGCCAGAGCCACTTATTCCTATTCCAGAAAACTGAACACTTTCGAAAGGCAGAGATTTAGTTACGATGCTTACCTCTATGATCCAGAAACCGATGAATATATAGTGACTGATGGATTTGCAAGCCCATTAAGAACTAAAAACAGAACCATTCTAGTGGAGCGGTTTTCGCAGATTCAGTTATCGTATTCAAGAGATTTTACCAATCATAGTATAGCCGGTGTATTAGCCTTTGAAATGGCTGATACAGAGAACGATTATGTTGGAATAGATGCTGTACCTTCAAATAACTACACACCCCTGATCAATTTTATTGAACTTAATGATTTTAGCAATACCTGGGCTACCTCTGCCCGAACCTCTTATGTAGGCAAGTTTTCATACGATTACAAAAAGAAGTATCTACTGGATCTGCTGGGTAGGTATGATGGCTCTTACCTCTACGACCCGGATAAGCGTTGGGGATTGTTCCCCGGAGTATCCGTGGGGTGGAGAGTGATAGCAGAAGAGTTTATGGAAGGGAAATTAGGTTTTCTTACTGAACTTAAGCTAAGAGGATCCTGGGGACAGGCAGGCCAAGAAGTCAACATCACACCATGGGGTTATCTTGCTGGCGCGGATTTTAGAACCAGCCAGTATCTTTTAGACGGAAATGTGGTGACAGGAGCCAGACCGAGGGGAATTCCTGTTACAAATCTTAGTTGGGCTAAGAGTACTACAACCAATATAGGATTGGATTTTGCCCTATTTGAAAACAAACTTTCAGGAGAATTTGATCTTTTCGAAAGACGTTTGACTGGGCTTCCTGCGGCCAAATATGATGTGCTTTTGCCTAGTGAGGTAGGTTATACTCTTCCTTTGGAGAATTTGGAATCTGAAGCTCTTAGAGGCGTAGAAGGCATGCTTGCTTTTAGAGAAGATAAGGGGCCTGTGACATATTCTTTCGGCGTAAATGCCACCTTAGCACGACGCAGAATATTGGATCCTTACCTGCCAAGATTCGGAAATTCATGGGATGAATACCGCAACGGCACCCAGGACAGATGGGCTGGAGTTTCATTCGGTTATGAGGTAATAGGCAGGTTTCAGACCCAGGAGGAAATTGACAACTATGTGATCAACAATGACTCGCAGGGGAATTCAACACTATTACCTGGGGATTTTATTTACAATGATGTAAATGGTGATGGGATAATTAATCAAATGGATATGCGTCCCATAGGCTATAATCTCTATGACAACCCTATTCTCTCTTATGGAATTAATGGTTCCATGGAATACAAAGGATTTGATTTTTCCTTCGGTTTTTCAGGAGGTAGTTTCTATTCTTTCAGCCAAAATCTGGAGCTTAAATTTCCTTTCCAGGGAGGGCACAATTCCCCTGAGTGGTTATTAAATGACCGCTGGCATAGGGAGGATTTGTATGACCCAACCAGTGAATGGGTACCTGGGAAATATCCTGTTCATCGTCAGAATTCAGGACATGCTAATTATAGACAAAGTGATTTTTGGAGAAGGAATGTCAATTACCTAAGACTTAAAAGGGTGGAACTGGGATACTCTATACCGCCGACTATTCTTACATCCATCGGGATAAATGCAGCACGGTTGTATGTGAACGGATCCAATCTCTTCAGTATCGATAATATGAAAGACATTAATCTCGACCCAGAATTGGCAATAGATTCTGGTTTGCGATACCCTACACAACGGGTGATTTCAGTTGGCTTTGATATTACACTTTAA
- a CDS encoding DUF3823 domain-containing protein — translation MNSKLYLFLSLSLLVLLSGCELDNYEEPKSTLTGQVIFEDLPINVRSNGVELELWQPGFDLFTKIPVYVNQDGTFSTKVFDGDYKLTMLRGAPWVYTSDTINVSVRGNAEVDVQVSPYYIFENVGFSRQGASEITADFNLRQVTDQENLEFVRVYLGRTTILDQNINIANATLNAADIDDVSGPFSMGVTIPASLDGRNYVFARLGLKVRDVPELLYSSPQKIMLD, via the coding sequence ATGAACTCTAAACTATATTTGTTTTTGTCACTTAGCTTACTTGTTCTTCTTAGTGGTTGTGAGCTAGATAACTATGAAGAGCCAAAATCGACTTTAACCGGTCAGGTGATTTTCGAAGATCTTCCCATCAATGTCAGGTCTAATGGAGTAGAATTGGAATTATGGCAGCCGGGATTTGACCTCTTTACCAAAATTCCTGTCTATGTGAATCAGGATGGTACATTTTCTACTAAGGTTTTTGATGGAGATTATAAACTCACTATGCTTCGTGGAGCTCCCTGGGTATATACCTCAGATACAATCAATGTTTCTGTTAGGGGAAATGCTGAGGTAGATGTGCAAGTGAGCCCTTATTACATCTTTGAAAACGTTGGTTTTTCTAGACAAGGGGCTTCTGAAATCACAGCAGATTTTAATTTACGACAAGTGACTGATCAGGAAAATCTGGAATTCGTCAGGGTTTACCTTGGAAGAACGACCATATTGGACCAGAATATCAATATAGCAAATGCCACTTTGAACGCAGCGGATATTGATGATGTATCTGGCCCATTTTCGATGGGAGTGACTATACCTGCATCCTTGGACGGAAGAAACTACGTATTCGCACGATTAGGGCTTAAAGTCCGTGATGTTCCTGAATTGCTCTATTCATCTCCTCAAAAGATAATGCTTGACTAA
- a CDS encoding RagB/SusD family nutrient uptake outer membrane protein yields the protein MKSIYNYILLIIAVVGLASCDDWLEREPQTILTDEQVWSDPELITSVISDVYSRLPKHTDFTETGNCGATDVYCGWKDYAAYDEAIWSGVSNFDYEVRNNIINYPFLRWSLWNYTLIRDINLAIENIGKTESAKVSTTQKEQFIAELRFLRALNYFELVKRMGGVPLITTQLIYDFSGDPSPLRQPRDSEEAVYDFIRDELDDIKDKLGNEGSQTRANSFTALALKSRAMLYAGSLAKYNSLNPISLPGGEVGIPSSRAVDYYASSLEAAKEIIDSNVYSLYQNNPDLGENFYEAVTQKSNNNEAILVIDYSASQGLRHPFTLNNIPRSLRLDVANVSGSSAISPSLNLVEDYEYLDGTEGSLRGTGTGSNTAAGQQNWIFYDQPEDIFENKDPRLYGTIIYPGATFAGQPINLQAGVYVWNEGADKYDRVEGTLNSTYSDDGTLVGADGPMRNENYVSATGFYLRKYIDSSPSGATSSIQSDVWWVWFRLAEVYLNAGEAAFELGLSSEAVSFYNALRERAGFSPETLTVASLTLDRVRNERRVELAFEDHRVWDLKRWRIAHEYWDGNTESKEAMNYALFGYRIVRPGHPNHGKYVYDKFPAPRQIAPRFFRLGNYYSQIPQDVLNNNPEIVRNPFH from the coding sequence ATGAAAAGTATATACAATTACATTTTATTGATAATTGCTGTTGTCGGACTGGCCTCGTGCGATGACTGGTTGGAACGAGAACCTCAGACTATATTGACTGATGAGCAGGTTTGGAGTGACCCGGAATTGATTACAAGTGTTATTTCTGATGTGTATAGCAGATTGCCAAAGCATACTGATTTCACGGAAACGGGCAATTGCGGAGCAACGGATGTTTATTGTGGCTGGAAGGACTATGCTGCCTATGACGAAGCGATCTGGTCTGGTGTAAGTAATTTCGATTATGAAGTCAGGAACAACATCATAAACTATCCATTTCTCAGGTGGAGCCTATGGAACTATACGCTGATCAGGGATATAAACCTTGCCATTGAAAACATAGGCAAAACTGAGTCGGCAAAAGTTAGCACTACCCAAAAAGAGCAATTTATAGCAGAATTGAGGTTTCTAAGAGCTTTGAATTATTTTGAATTAGTGAAGCGAATGGGAGGGGTTCCTCTCATTACTACACAGTTGATTTATGATTTTAGTGGCGATCCGTCTCCTCTTCGCCAACCGAGAGATTCGGAAGAGGCTGTTTATGATTTTATCAGAGACGAATTGGATGATATTAAGGATAAGCTGGGCAATGAAGGAAGCCAGACGAGAGCCAATAGCTTCACCGCACTTGCACTCAAGAGCAGGGCAATGCTTTATGCAGGTTCATTGGCAAAATACAATTCCTTAAACCCGATTTCATTGCCAGGTGGAGAAGTAGGGATACCGTCCAGCAGGGCGGTGGATTACTATGCAAGCTCACTGGAAGCTGCAAAGGAGATCATAGATAGCAATGTTTACAGTTTATATCAGAATAATCCGGATTTGGGGGAGAATTTCTATGAGGCAGTCACGCAAAAGTCCAATAATAATGAGGCTATTCTGGTCATTGATTATAGTGCTTCCCAAGGGCTGAGACATCCCTTTACTTTAAACAATATTCCCAGATCTTTACGACTGGATGTCGCAAATGTATCAGGTTCCTCCGCAATATCCCCATCACTGAACTTAGTAGAGGATTACGAATACTTAGATGGAACTGAAGGTAGCCTTAGAGGAACCGGAACTGGAAGTAACACGGCTGCTGGCCAGCAAAACTGGATATTTTACGATCAACCAGAAGATATTTTTGAGAATAAGGATCCGAGGCTATACGGAACAATTATCTATCCTGGGGCTACATTCGCTGGTCAGCCTATCAATCTTCAGGCAGGGGTCTATGTGTGGAATGAAGGTGCAGATAAATATGACAGGGTGGAAGGAACTCTGAATTCCACCTATTCGGATGACGGCACTCTGGTAGGAGCTGATGGGCCAATGAGAAATGAAAATTATGTTTCCGCAACAGGTTTTTACCTCAGAAAATACATCGACTCATCTCCGAGTGGCGCAACCAGTTCTATTCAAAGTGATGTATGGTGGGTCTGGTTTAGACTGGCTGAGGTTTATCTCAATGCAGGAGAAGCAGCATTTGAATTGGGTTTAAGTTCGGAGGCAGTTTCCTTTTACAATGCGCTAAGAGAGAGAGCCGGTTTTAGTCCAGAAACTCTCACAGTTGCCTCACTAACGTTGGATCGTGTCCGAAATGAGCGGAGAGTGGAATTAGCTTTTGAGGATCACAGGGTATGGGATTTGAAGCGGTGGAGAATTGCCCATGAGTATTGGGATGGTAATACCGAAAGCAAAGAAGCCATGAACTATGCGTTGTTTGGCTATAGGATTGTCCGTCCAGGCCACCCAAACCATGGGAAATATGTTTATGATAAATTTCCCGCTCCCAGACAGATTGCACCCCGCTTTTTTAGGCTAGGTAATTACTACTCCCAAATCCCTCAGGATGTACTGAACAACAATCCTGAAATAGTTAGAAATCCATTCCATTAA
- a CDS encoding FecR family protein gives MNRYNMRNKEDFKVEDFVLDSDFRNWILFPENSNKKFWTKYLKQNPSKYPDIIKAKKIVLNLSRKSQVVSPERLASTWDNILDATVLQHLEDEQDNMVPLNAESTIKNFEPEYNRFLKINQFIKIAAVLVLGGILAYLGSVAINDGKVPDEVQYVVEDYHSPPGVKSNLTLSDGSKVILNSASSLSYVKNFESDQRVVELVGEAFFEVAKDASRPFRVKTGPVVTTAIGTSFNIKAYSGLPIDVSLTSGEVEVEVNFEERSTINLSPGDAVNINTETQSSHKRSFNEEQVIAWTKKTIYFRETPFSEIKRVLENWYGVEIHLYNESDKDIQVSGAFIDQSLNNVLEGLSYSARFDFEINKDQVKIYFK, from the coding sequence ATGAATAGATATAATATGAGGAATAAGGAGGATTTTAAAGTTGAAGATTTTGTTTTGGATTCTGATTTTCGGAATTGGATACTATTTCCTGAAAATTCAAATAAGAAGTTCTGGACTAAATATCTTAAGCAAAACCCCTCAAAATACCCTGATATAATCAAGGCAAAAAAAATTGTATTAAACCTATCAAGAAAATCCCAAGTGGTAAGCCCAGAGCGTCTGGCATCTACTTGGGACAACATATTGGATGCAACAGTTCTTCAGCACCTAGAGGATGAGCAGGATAATATGGTTCCATTAAACGCAGAAAGCACCATTAAGAACTTTGAGCCAGAATACAACCGCTTCTTAAAGATCAACCAATTCATTAAGATAGCCGCTGTTCTTGTTTTGGGAGGGATTCTCGCCTATTTGGGAAGTGTTGCTATTAATGATGGGAAAGTACCAGATGAAGTTCAGTATGTAGTAGAGGATTATCATTCTCCTCCTGGAGTAAAGTCAAATCTGACATTGAGCGATGGGTCTAAAGTGATTCTTAATTCAGCCAGCAGCTTAAGCTACGTCAAAAATTTTGAATCTGACCAGCGAGTAGTTGAACTCGTAGGGGAGGCATTCTTTGAAGTGGCAAAAGATGCATCTCGTCCATTTCGTGTAAAAACCGGGCCTGTGGTAACCACAGCCATAGGAACCTCTTTTAATATAAAAGCTTATAGCGGTTTGCCGATAGATGTATCGCTTACATCAGGTGAGGTGGAAGTAGAAGTCAATTTTGAGGAAAGATCCACTATCAATCTGAGCCCCGGAGATGCAGTAAATATAAATACCGAAACTCAAAGTTCACATAAAAGATCTTTTAATGAAGAGCAGGTAATTGCCTGGACCAAAAAGACGATTTATTTCCGGGAAACCCCTTTTTCCGAAATTAAACGGGTACTGGAAAATTGGTATGGTGTAGAAATTCATCTTTATAACGAAAGCGATAAAGACATACAGGTCTCGGGCGCATTTATTGACCAAAGCTTGAATAATGTGCTGGAAGGTTTGAGCTATTCAGCAAGGTTTGATTTTGAAATTAATAAAGATCAGGTAAAAATATACTTTAAATAA